Below is a genomic region from Populus trichocarpa isolate Nisqually-1 chromosome 15, P.trichocarpa_v4.1, whole genome shotgun sequence.
AGGGGTGGAACATAATGAAAGGATTCAATGGCTCGATGTAAAGTGACTTGCAAGATATGTTTCAATATTCTTGTTATGTACCTGAGAAGGTAGATTTCATTTTCTATGTGCTGGTTCTGCAAATCTGCAGCATTACTTTCTTCTAATAGGCATGTATCTGGAGAGTAAGAGTGCTGCCTGGTTAGCATCACCAGTGTTGATCATGAGGGACTGGAGGATGAATTCATGTTTCTGAGAATTGTGGAATGTAGTCTTACTTTTTGATACTTGTCTAGGGTATCCATTTGTTTGTATGTGATTGCCATTTCGTTCTGAATTCCAAGAAGTTAAATTTGATCTTATTTGTCCATCTGTAAGCATTGTCTATTATCATGCATggtctctttcttttattttttagatttttttccaaCACCATGCATGAACTTATGCCATACTATGTTTGACTACTGCAGATATCATAGAGGGAATGATGAAGAAAGGAATGAAAATTGAAGCCGTTGATGTGGCTTGTATATTTGGAATCGAGGACAAGTTTCCTGCTCAGAATCTATTGACTTTAATTTTGCAAGAGTCTAGAGAACCATTGAAgggtagaaaaagaaaagcaaataattcACCTGCAATACAGTTAGAGGTGATTTTGCGCTTTAAGTTTAAAATCACCATCCTCTTTGCTTTGCTAATAGTGCAAGgcatatcattaattttattttttatttttttacagaaaGAGGCAAAGGAAAAGCAATTGATTGCTCTGAAATCTGTGGTGAAGTTTCTTGAAGAACACCAGCTTGACCCCACAAAGCTTCTTCCTGGTTGGCAACTTGAAGATAAGACAACAGAGCTGGAGAAAGATATTGCTgatctgaataaaaaaataggcaaGCTGCCTTTGTCAAAGAGACCGGAAAATGTGAATGAGGTGACAAATTACTGGAAGAGTCAAGAAATAAAACGTCGACGACTTGCAGAGAAAGGTTCACCCCTGGTCTCTCCAGGTGTGAGGTTGCCTGATCAAATAGCTGCTAGCTACATGAATGGACAGAGCTCATATAACAGTGTGATGCGACTGAATGGTGGATTCCCTGGTCATGTCAACAACTATCCTGCTGGCACATCTGCTATGTATGGATCTAGTATAGGGCCTTTTCCTGAAAATGTTCTGGGCACATCAGCAAGTGGAATTGGTCTGTCAGCTGCATATGGTGGATCTGCTGGAGTTCACAGGGATATGCTAGTTGATGGGACAAGGCAGATAAAAGGTGGCAATGTTCCACAATATGCATGGCATAGGGCTGGGGATACTGCCCTAAATGATGGGTCAGTGGGACATTGGCATCCTGCATCTGGTTTGTTTGGACAATCATCCTCAATAGAAGGCTTTGGAGGTTTGCTGAATTCCCCACCTGCTGTTGCTGCTAATGGAAGCTCAGCCCCAGACCTGTATGGGTTTGCTGATGCTCCCTCTCTCGCTGCTAAGCAGGGTGCAGCCTCAGATCTTTATGGGTTTGCTGATGCTCCTACTGTCACCGCTAGTCAGACTGCAGCCTCCAATCTCTACAGGTTCCCTGGTGCAGTTGCATATGGCAGTACTCGGCATACTGGTCCATTGCCTCGTGGCTTGGGATCCCACCATTCATCTTACATGCGTTAAATAAGTTCAGATCTTTTCGTCCTTTTAAGTTATACATGACATCTAACTTTCTTTACTGCAAAATTCGGTGGAAACATGATATCTAAGTTGCTACAAGGGAGCTCAGGATGTTAGATTTCTCTATCATTGCCTTGGGTTTTGACTGTAAAGCGAACACAAACCTTCGCAATAAAAATGGATGTAAATAATGATCTGTCTGTAGACTACGCACTTCTTTCTCAACGCTGCAGTTCATTCTGCAAGTGCTACAATTCTTAACTTGCGCATCCTTGGCTTTCTTATTAAAATCATATGTTTGCATTAATCAACTGATGTCTCTCACAGCTAATTACTTGAGACATAGTGTAGTGGCCATTTATCTTCTTCATAAATGGATGTCTATATTTGATCAAAGTAGACTTTCAGCAACACATTATGATTGTTAATGCTCACATCGAAGCATTGAAGTTTGAGATCGAGAACCCAACAATCTGGATTGTTGGCATCATTggaaacttcaaaaaaaaaattgtgaaaagaaaaggaagccaAAAACCATCAGCAGCAACATAATGATGGCAGCAATTTAGATGGTTTGATGGAAGGTTTTGAGCAGCTATTTTCAAACCAAGAGAAGAAAATTCAGGCTCAAACTGAAGAGACAGGaggaaagaaatagaaaagaaaatccagATTTCACTCtcgaaggaaagaaagagaatcAAATTCAGACTCAAATTAAAGGAAAGGAGGGGAATTTATAGGGAGAATGATGCCTTGTTTTCTGCTACACCTTGAAGCACTCTATGACAATTGAACTGTACATGGCTAATATTGGAAAGCTAATTTATGACCCATCTTTATTATtgcttatttataaaaattactggctttataaaaacaaagaaataatgtttttaaatttgtgtCTAGATAGATTTTTAACAATTCtgattaatcattttaaaaaaatttatgcaatGGGAAAAAGGATTGATCCAACACCATCCCATGAACTGGCATGAATTTTATGCATTACTAAATGTTTGTGTCCCAAAAATTTAGACAGATTCTCCTTCAGCTTAAGGCCTGTTGGATCGGGGGGGAAAGTGCCATGCTTGACAAAAAGACAGGCAAGGCATGATACAACCAAATATAAGTGGCACCAAGAGTATGATTTAGAAGATAACACTGCTAGGATAAAAGATgtatcttttcttccttttttagcATCCTAAAGAGAATAAAAGTTGAGGCAGCatttctgattctttttttagcatCCTAAAGGAATGAAGGCTGAGGCAGCATTTCTGACATTAGCCCTTGGGTTCATTTCAGTGAACTTTACTGGCTTCTGCTTTGGTGCACTGCAAGTGGGATTTTACAGAGGAAAATGTGGTTTTGCAGATGTTGAGGCTATAGTGGCTGGAGTTATTACTGCTCAGTTCTTCAGGGATCCTTCAACTGTGGCTGCCCTCTTACGCTTGCAGTTCCATGACTGCTTTGTCAATGTAAGCTTACATTTCTGCATATTTTCGCCCAGGAATTAGGAACTCTTAATTCTGTTTGCATCTAATAATTTTAAGCTTAACCAACCTGCTATAATCCCTCCACGATCCACATAGCTAGAAGCATGGATGATGCATTGGTTTGGTTGGCAAGCAAGTTTTGTGTGCACTTCTCTTCAGTTTAAGCACATGCTAGTTTCTGCTATTTTATGCATGACTTATATTTTGcactaatattaacaataaacaaaaataatagtaatgttCTAATATTCCAAGTTAATATTATGGAAGTTTTCAGAATTTTGCCCAAACGTTAGCTTGCTAAGAATTTTGGTATCTGTTCATTGATGCGTAGTGTTTGCATTGTCGATCGAGAGAGATGTAATTATTGAACTGATTAACTATTTATTGGTGgaaataatgatgatgaaaaaggGGTGTGATGCATCAATACTAGTGGATGGAAGTAACAGTGAGAAAACAGCAATACCGAATTTGAGTGTGAGGGGATATGAAATTATAGACCAAGCAAAGGCTGCTGTGGAAAATGCTTGCCCTGGTGTGGTCTCCTGTGCTGATGTCATTGCAATAGCTACAAGAGATGTTGTTTTCTTGGTAATTGAATCTCTCTCTTTGTTACAGTTTGTGATTGTTCAGAAAATCCAAATTGAGTTAACTAGTGATTCCTGTCCAGAGTGGTGGAGGGAGATACGATGTTCAAACAGGAAGAAGGGATGGTTTAGTCTCTGCAGCTAAAAATGTGAGCCTGCCAGGTCCTGCAATATCAGTGCCCGAGGCCATTGCAGCATTTTCTGATAAAGGTCTCACTGTTACAGAAATGGTGCTCCTACTAGGTGCTCATTCTGTTGGGATTGCACATTGCTCATTCATCAAAGACCGTCTTTTCAACTTTGAAAACACTGGCAGACCTGATCCATCCATGGATCCTTCCCTAGAAAACATTCTGAGATCAAGGTGCCCTCCATTTGCCACAGTAGACAACACAGTGAACCTTGATCAAAACTCATTTAGCCCATTTACAATAAGCAATACATACTATCAGACTGTGATGCTGCATAGAGGCATTCTCCAAATCGACCAAGATTTAGGAACTGACCCCTTGACAATGCCTGTAGTGAAAAACCTGGCAAATGCGTTTGATTTCCCTGCCAGGTTTGGTGCTGCCATGGTTAAGTTGGGAGCTATAGGGGTTCTGACTGGCACACAAGGAGAAATTAGGAGATCTTGTAGGGCCACTAATAGGTAGTAGAAATTTACTCAAGTTTAGCACTGGCATTACAGAAAGTGGGGAGTCATGTTTACTTCTTCATGATTGTTTAAACACGAGttcaaattttatgttgtttcaactttcaagatGATTATCGGTTTTTATCAGTTTCCTCGAGTAAAAAAATCTCCTTCAGCAGCTCTTGTATAGTCTTTCAGTTTAAGCGACTGTCAGTAATTTAAGAAAAGCCAGTCATGAtcaaattatcaattatttttttttcaattacatgttaaaatatattcatcATCTTTCCGATAACATTCATTATTTGctgttctaaaaaaattcattaatcgGCACCTACCAAGATAGCTTCGTCAATGCATAGTGGCCTTACTAAAATCCCATATCAAACCATCGTTTTTTTCcctcaaaataaacaaacaagtcTCATTTTTTGAGacaatttaagaatttaattatcCTAAGTTGCGTTTAGTAATGcaatataaagtattttttaattaaaaatatattaaaataatagtttttgaCATTAACccattaaaactattaaataatatataaaaataataatttaatattttttaaggtaaaacatatttttaaaaaaacaatatatatatatatatatatatatatatatatatatatatatatatatattcaacaaaaaaaaactttctagaGCGGTGTGATAtccataaattgttaaaaaaaaaaaaaaacaatagggtGTTGATATATAATGAAGCCCTAAGGTAAGATGAATGGGTCAACATCGGTCCAATCCTTATAGCCCCTTTAGTGAACAGCCTtgacccggcccggcccggacCGGACCGACTCATACAATTGGCGCCTTTAACCAACAGAATAACTGACACCAACCTTCAACGGTCACAGCGGTTTGGCTTTTTGGAGGGAAGAGACCATCATCCTTCTCTTCAATGTCTTTATTAACTCTCttcactttccttttcttttaattatactgAACAAGAATTCTCCGGGAATTCAAGAAATTGGTCTTCTGTACCGTgatttctctctcaaaaaatGGATCAAAGCAAGAAGAGAGTAGTTCAACTTCAACCTGATTGGTTCTCTCCAAGAAGATTACATGACAGCCCCACTCAATACGAATTTCCAGTACAAAACTCTCTCCCTCACACTTCTTTTATCATGAACTTTTGAGTCTTGAATGCCCTTTTATTTTACAAAGAATTTCTTGATTATTCTGATTTTActgttttcttgtttcttgtttttgtatgtGTGCATAGGGCGATAGGTTTATACCAAACAGGAGTTTGATGAATCTTGATCAAGCCCACTGTTTGTtgacaaacaaaatcaaagaagtACACAATCCCAATTTCGGTGTAAGTCTCCTCCTTTTATGCCAATTGGGAAatgggttttttgtgttttgattaaATTCATTACTGGGTTAAGATTATCAGGGTTCTGGGGTTAATTgccttcagattttttttctgttttttgggcttgctAATCACTTTTTGGGTGTTTAtggttaatattttgttttgatctgTGGCATGAAGGGTTTGTAAGAATTAGAAATTTTCGTGTGAACATATGGATTCTGGGTTTTCTTGATTGTAAACTGAAATCTCCAAATGTGTTTGTCTTTGAGGCAGAAAGGATACAGAGAAATGTTGAGGGAAAGTCTAACTTTGGACTCAGAAGGGAGACCATTTAGGATGTTGGTTTTTAGAGGAAGTCCAAAATCTCGGAGAAAGTGGAATCATGTTATTGATGAGATGAGAAGAGATATTGATGCAGAGGTATTGAGTAATGGAATCAAGCAACATGAATCTCGCCGCTTGCCTACGGTAAGTACTggctttgttttctttgaatttgatCAATTAGAACATTGCATAGATGACAGTAACTAGTAGTAGAGTTGAACAATCATGTCATGATATATACTTGGAAAATATGTTATACAGTCATTTACGTTGTTTGAGGGCATATGCAGAAAGAAGTTAAGGTTCTGGATgcaccaaaaataaaagatgactACTATGTGAACCTCATGGATTGGGGAAAGAACAATGTTCTCGCTGTCGCATTGGGCTCGGCACTATACTTATGGAACGCAGAGAACCAAGAGGTAAAGAAGCTTTTGGAAGTTCAAGGTGACAATGACTACCCAACAAGTGTAGCCTGGTCAGAGAAAGCCACAAGTTTGGCAATTGGATGCATGAAATCCAAACTTCAAATCTGGGATCCCGAGACTTCCAAATGTGTAAGTTTTCTGTGTTTCCTTTAGATTTGAAAATCTTTCTGGAACTTGAATTTCTTATGgtaacatcattatttttacaACTCACAGATTAGAAGCTTGGGAGGTCATCAGAGCAGGATAGCAGCCATTGCCTGGAATGGTCATACTCTAACAACAGGAAGCCGCGACAGATCCATTATTAATCATGATGGTTGTTAGGCTACTCTAAttcgctttctttctttttttacttgccATTACTTCTCGACACAGTGAGGTGGTTTTTACTTTCCAGTTTCCTTATATCTGCAAATTCGTTGACAGTAAGAGTGAGAAACAGTCCAACTTCACGCATGCAAGCACACACCGAAGAAGTATGTGGTTTGAAATGGTCCAGTGAAGGTAACGTACTGGCAAGTGGAGGAAATGAAAGCTTTATATACATATGGGAAGCTTCGAAAATGA
It encodes:
- the LOC7456672 gene encoding protein FRIGIDA, giving the protein MATPSMAITLNSNTTPIKQEHQHSSPPPPQQPPVVKTDPPDLLIEIAQQSPSTPKEPQFLKSINDLTNLSAAIDTFKRRYDELQSHLNFIDNAITARSNELEQKTQRLQQTQTEKAKTPSPETVAEITKVTETETAAAAAPATEKPEIRSLCQMMCGRGLRKYIVSNLASVEKLREEVPAALKCAPKPAKLVLDCIGRFYLQGSKAYEKESPMITGREASILVLEFFLLISDHENAMEAAVKKEAEQVAVAWRKRLISEGGVRNSGEIDAKGLLLLIGGFGIPKLFSDEDVFDLVKLSNSRQFADLVRRSRSLVTRVTDIIEGMMKKGMKIEAVDVACIFGIEDKFPAQNLLTLILQESREPLKGRKRKANNSPAIQLEKEAKEKQLIALKSVVKFLEEHQLDPTKLLPGWQLEDKTTELEKDIADLNKKIGKLPLSKRPENVNEVTNYWKSQEIKRRRLAEKGSPLVSPGVRLPDQIAASYMNGQSSYNSVMRLNGGFPGHVNNYPAGTSAMYGSSIGPFPENVLGTSASGIGLSAAYGGSAGVHRDMLVDGTRQIKGGNVPQYAWHRAGDTALNDGSVGHWHPASGLFGQSSSIEGFGGLLNSPPAVAANGSSAPDLYGFADAPSLAAKQGAASDLYGFADAPTVTASQTAASNLYRFPGAVAYGSTRHTGPLPRGLGSHHSSYMR
- the LOC7456673 gene encoding peroxidase 60; translation: MKAEAAFLTLALGFISVNFTGFCFGALQVGFYRGKCGFADVEAIVAGVITAQFFRDPSTVAALLRLQFHDCFVNGCDASILVDGSNSEKTAIPNLSVRGYEIIDQAKAAVENACPGVVSCADVIAIATRDVVFLSGGGRYDVQTGRRDGLVSAAKNVSLPGPAISVPEAIAAFSDKGLTVTEMVLLLGAHSVGIAHCSFIKDRLFNFENTGRPDPSMDPSLENILRSRCPPFATVDNTVNLDQNSFSPFTISNTYYQTVMLHRGILQIDQDLGTDPLTMPVVKNLANAFDFPARFGAAMVKLGAIGVLTGTQGEIRRSCRATNR
- the LOC7456675 gene encoding cell division cycle 20.5, cofactor of APC complex, which gives rise to MDQSKKRVVQLQPDWFSPRRLHDSPTQYEFPGDRFIPNRSLMNLDQAHCLLTNKIKEVHNPNFGKGYREMLRESLTLDSEGRPFRMLVFRGSPKSRRKWNHVIDEMRRDIDAEVLSNGIKQHESRRLPTKEVKVLDAPKIKDDYYVNLMDWGKNNVLAVALGSALYLWNAENQEVKKLLEVQGDNDYPTSVAWSEKATSLAIGCMKSKLQIWDPETSKCIRSLGGHQSRIAAIAWNGHTLTTGSRDRSIINHDVRVRNSPTSRMQAHTEEVCGLKWSSEGNVLASGGNESFIYIWEASKMSSSNFLHRFNAHNQAAVKALAWCPYQFNVLASGGGTGDGCIKIWNITGGTCTHSIETKAQICGLEWNRHHKEILSGHGYGNSGVQNHLCLWKYPSMTKVGEINRHGRRVINLSQSPDGLTVVSAGGDETLRFWEIFGPPRVENSASDFENLLSFKTSLIR